In one Rutidosis leptorrhynchoides isolate AG116_Rl617_1_P2 chromosome 8, CSIRO_AGI_Rlap_v1, whole genome shotgun sequence genomic region, the following are encoded:
- the LOC139863321 gene encoding uncharacterized protein gives MVNRLKFCLHLVKWYYFYQSVDVTSIGRFITKILDVGNGIVGGPNDGEAEIKIPDEFLIKEGDDPIKSIIDSTYPDVIKNLYQHTYFQERAILAPTHEHVDKINDRLLELVPGEEITYLSCDSVDESDNSITADNGLQSPEFLNSLKFSGIPNHKLVLKVGVPIMLLRNIDQPNGLCNGTRLTVIKLEKSLITARVITGTNIGFQTLIPRMKLSPTDKSLPFKIIRKQFPISMCFAMTINKSQGQSLSYVGLFLPRPVFTHGQLYVAISRVKSKKGLKVLICDKDMNVGSTTTNVVYKEVLQML, from the exons ATGGTTAATCGGTTGAAGTTCTGTTTACATTTAGTCAAATGGTATTACTTTTATCAATCGGTCGATGTTACTTCAATCGGTCGGTTTATAACTAAA ATCTTAGATGTGGGAAATGGTATTGTTGGAGGTCCTAATGATGGTGAAGCTGAAATCAAGATACCGGACGAGTTCTTAATTAAAGAAGGTGATGATCCAATCAAGAGTATCATTGATTCCACATACCCGGACGTGATAAAGAATTTGTATCAACATACCTACTTCCAGGAGAGAGCTATTCTTGCTCCGACACATGAACATGTTGATAAGATTAATGATCGTTTGTTAGAATTAGTCCCGGGAGAGGAGATCACTTACTTGAGTTGTGATAGTGTTGATGAGAGTGACAACTCCATTACAGCCGACAATGGTTTGCAATCTCCTGAATTTTTAAACAGTCTTAAGTTTTCAGGAATTCCTAACCACAAGTTGGTTTTGAAAGTTGGTGTTCCAATCATGTTATTAAGAAACATCGATCAACCAAATGGTTTGTGTAATGGTACAAGACTTACAGTTATTAAGCTCGAGAAATCGTTGATAACCGCCAGAGTTATAACAG GTACAAATATTGGATTTCAAACCTTGATCCCACGTATGAAATTGAGTCCTACTGATAAATCATTACCATTCAAGATCATCAGAAAGCAGTTTCCAATCTCAATGTGCTTTGCAATGACCATTAATAAAAGTCAAGGTCAATCGTTATCTTATGTCGGGTTATTTTTACCCCGACCGGTCTTCACTCATGGTCAGTTGTACGTTGCTATTTCGAGAGTAAAGAGTAAGAAGGGATTAAAAGTACTCATTTGTGATAAAGATATGAATGTTGGTAGTACTACAACCAATGTAGTCTACAAAGAAGTCCTTCAAATGTTATGA